The Cherax quadricarinatus isolate ZL_2023a chromosome 25, ASM3850222v1, whole genome shotgun sequence sequence GCAAGAAATACGATGAGACGATTATTGCAGGAAGCAACTAACGTTGATAAAAGTCATCATTAAACCAACActgcaagagtgacaacaatcaTCATTAAACCAACAAAACAACATAAGATCGTGCAGTCATCAGAAGAAACCTGTAAATAAACTGCACCTCTTTTGAAGAAGAAAAACAATTAGCTGGTAATTTGTTTAAACAAATTCGTTTCACTATCAACAAAAAAATTACAGGCATCTTTGATTTAACCACGAAAACATTTATTGGCAATGTAAGGTTGAGCAAGTAAAACTTCACTGGCAACTCAAGGTCAAGAACTTCGAAGAATTTACAGACGAGATCCAGAagtccataattattattattattataatcatggggagcgctaaacccgtatgattaTAAAGCCCACGTGgggggggatagaaggtattcaggtttaattcagggaatcggagcacagatccaattccctagatcaagagcccctcaccagcgtcaaggaaccaccGTTAAGGGGCCAGAAGTCCATAAATACAGTCTAACCAAGTTATTAGTTAATGCTACGCTATCATTAcatcaacactgcctcaacaaAAGCTTACCATTATGCCACATTGTCATTATTCTTTTCAATGAATTTCCATCAAGGCATCACTAGTTACGATCGTTAAGTTACAGTCAAATTATAAGCTGAGGTGAGAACAACTCGTTAGAAGGCCTATGACTAACAGGTCATTACCAGGTTGTACGCAGATCTCCATGCTAACATAAACTCGTTTCCAGATAATCTACAGGTCCACCTACCGGTAAGTCAACAACCTCACTCCTACCGAccatgtagcagcagcaacatgtgTTTAGTTATACCCGACCATTATAGTCTCACATGGACTCTGGAGCGTCAGAATAGCTTCATCAAGTGCCACAGTAGCTAGGCATCTCATACAAGCTCATAGTGCACACTATGTACGTTCACGAGGGAAGATgtgatggagtggtgatggtgacctgggtggtggtggttgtagcagtattTATGGTGGTTGAGACTTACACTCAACACACCGCGGCAACCACTACgctccacaaccaacaccacctccacacccttGGCAGGAAGGTCGACGCTTTCTATAAAGCTATAAATCGGACAGACATATCATTTAATGTAGGTGACACAGCACTAGAACTCACGGATAGCAAAGGCTCTCTGAGATACATATCACCACTAGCTAATAAAGGGGTATATGTACCTTATGTACCTTTAGAAaatgtgagccagcaagtgcatgAGGGAGATGATTCCTCCTGGAAACATAAGCAGCAACATAAACATGCCGGAGCAACAGGTCTGAATGACCACAGTGACTGGGGTGGCCGCAGTAGTGAATGGTGGCGAGAATGTGCCCACCTGTCCACGTCGAAGCTGGTGCAGGTGGGGTTTGATCGCGCCGTCTCGCAGGACCTGCAACAGTGTGCCCACCTGTGGTGCTCGCAGGTAGAGGGCAGTGAGGAGCGAGAGCACCAAGGTGGGGTATACTACGTGGTACAGCTGGGTCACGTAGCAGAGAACCAGCACGAGTGTCTTCTTAACCTCACTAGCATGatcatcctccaccactcgtGGCCCATGTGCTCCAGTGACTTTGTGTGCGCCACTAACCATTCCGTTTTTGAGATGTCGGCGTCAGACTGCATGCCTTGGCGGTGCTGGGCGGCGGAAACGCTAGTGCTGGTGTTCATGGTACTTGTGTCTTTCTGCATTACTATCATGAGCGTCATCATCATGGTCGTCACTGTCGCCTGTCCACAATTCCACAAACCCAAGTACTACCTGAGATTCTCTCTCGCTGCTACAGATTTCTTTATAGGAATTATTGTGTGTGGCCATGCTGCTTACAATCAGTGGGTAGGACTGACAGAAGTACCTTTCGAGAGGTTCCCATACTATGCTAACCTCAAGGATGGTCAACTGTTCCGCCACGTTCCCAACTGCCTATGGGGCGTGTCGGACGTGCTCACGCAGATTAGTGGCTTCTTCGTCTCAGCCAACATGATCATCTCGCTCTCCACGTTGTCACTCATGAGTCTGGACCGCTACCTTCTGCTGACGAGGACTCATTACCGCACCCTCGTCACCTCTCGCCGTGTCACCGCCGCCCTAGGCATGTCCTGGTGCTGTGGTCTTCTTGTACCATCGCTACATTTCGTCTACCGACCTCAGATGCAGGAAGATATTTGTATTAACTACGACACGTCGTCATTCGACGTCCACATCATAAACATTGAGAGCAAGATCGCTACAGCCGACTACAAGGTATATTTAAAGCACGTAGTGCCCCTGTTTGTGACATTAGTGGTAGTGGGGCTCCCCATCGTCTCTTTGCTCATCTTCTCCTTCAGGGCGCTGCGTAAGTACAACTCGTATACGAGGGATCGATCTGTACGCCAAGTTAAATCTGCCCTTCAGCTGACGCAGAACCAC is a genomic window containing:
- the LOC128689962 gene encoding uncharacterized protein, with protein sequence MYVHEGRCDGVVMVTWVVVVVAVFMVVETYTQHTAATTTLHNQHHLHTLGRKVDAFYKAINRTDISFNVGDTALELTDSKGSLRYISPLANKGVYVPYVPLENVSQQVHEGDDSSWKHKQQHKHAGATGLNDHSDWGGRSSEWWRECAHLSTSKLVQVGFDRAVSQDLQQCAHLWCSQVEGSEEREHQGGVYYVVQLGHVAENQHECLLNLTSMIILHHSWPMCSSDFVCATNHSVFEMSASDCMPWRCWAAETLVLVFMVLVSFCITIMSVIIMVVTVACPQFHKPKYYLRFSLAATDFFIGIIVCGHAAYNQWVGLTEVPFERFPYYANLKDGQLFRHVPNCLWGVSDVLTQISGFFVSANMIISLSTLSLMSLDRYLLLTRTHYRTLVTSRRVTAALGMSWCCGLLVPSLHFVYRPQMQEDICINYDTSSFDVHIINIESKIATADYKVYLKHVVPLFVTLVVVGLPIVSLLIFSFRALRKYNSYTRDRSVRQVKSALQLTQNHCSLSRQTSSTSLAAMVNLIATPTPTHGHHHITRGRTNKHASTPPPYKLKFIFKKKTETEDGGYDLKMSTSLVQHSGVSDADVDDYTSTLPGESILLLHIFYYCNLCILSKRLCHVKQPFIWRDVKQGEDGTTAVAGEAAVAGAGAAESALDRSFRDSMLGTLGLRRLLYPNTEGSQDATATIRRLRGVWKWACVTLVNFRTVGMGVGVTVRERDREITCTVLVNVAVFIFACFPLLGVGAWMMFLYFTHQDTINNPAPLKQLLFVAPWLMALNSLWNAVLHLSYNHKFRSATSHMMRAKWRKLCRVFCKHERLQE